The window TCGGGGAGAGCGGCTGCGGGAAGAGCGTCACGGCCCTGTCCATCCTGAACCTGATCCCGCGTCCCCCTGCCAAAGCGAAGGGCAGGATTCTGTTTTTCGGCACGCCCGGTGAACCCTTGGACCTCATTAACCTCTATCCGAAGGGGGACACGATCCGGGGTATAAGGGGAAAAGAGATCTCCATGATATTTCAGGAACCTATGACCTCCCTTAATCCGGTATATACCATAGGGGAGCAGATCACAGAGGCCATAGTCCTTCACCAGAAAATAGATAAGAGGGAAGCACGGAGGAAAGCTATAGAGATGCTGGAAAGGGTGGGGATTCCATCCCCGGAGCGGAGAATAGACGATTATCCGCATCAACTTAGCGGCGGTATGCGGCAGAGGGTTATGATCGCCATGGCGCTTTCCTGTAACCCGGCCCTTTTGATAGCAGATGAACCCACGACAGCCCTGGATGTTACCATACAGGCCCAGATACTGGAGCTCATGAAGGAGTTACAGGAAGAATTCGAGTCCTCGATCCTGATCATCACCCACGACCTGGGTGTAGTGGCTGAGATGGCCCATGAAGTGGCTGTAATGTATATGGGCCAGATAGTTGAGTATGCAGGCGTAAGAGAGGTCTTCCATAACCCACTTCACCCCTACACCCAGGGGCTCCTCAAGTCCGTGCCGGTCCTGGGCAGGGGAGGAAGGGAGAGGCTGGTACCCATTGAAGGCTCTGTGCCAGACCCCTATTCTCTGCCAAAGGGGTGCAGATTCAGGCCCCGGTGCCGTCATCGGGATAGGATGTGCCTTGAATTGCCGGCTCTGGTCGAATGTGAAAAGGGCCACCTGGTCCGATGCCATCTGTATGGAGGGGCGGAGAATGCGGGGTAATGACGTCATACTGGAGCTTAAGGGCTTGAAGGTCTATTTCCCTGTTACAAGGGGCATTTTTAAAAGGGTTATGGGTTACATAAAGGCGGTGGACGGGGTAAACCTGGTCATACACCGGGGGGAGACATTGGGGCTTGTAGGGGAAAGTGGGTGCGGTAAGTCCACGCTCGGCCGGTCCATCCTGAGACTGGTAGAACCGCTGGATAGCGAGATACTATACTCGACGGAAGCCCCGATAGGTTGTGAAAGGCTGGTAGATATTCTGAAGCTTGACGCCAGGGAGCTTAAGGGGATCAGGAGGGAGATCTCTATTATATTCCAGGATCCCTACTCCTCCCTAAACCCCAGGATGACCGTGGCCGACATCATAGGTGAGCCGCTCAAGATTCACGGGGTGAGGAAATCGGAAAGGCGGGAGAGGATAGCCGAACTCCTCGAGACCGTTGGGTTGCGGGCGGTTCATATGAACCGCTACCCCCACGAATTCAGCGGAGGACAGAGGCAGAGGATAAGCATCGCAAGGGCCCTCGCCCTGAACCCCAGGTTCGTGATAGCAGATGAACCCGTATCAGCGCTTGATGTATCCATCCAGGCGCAGATACTGAATCTCCTTGAGGACCTGCAGGTGAAGTTTGGGCTTACTTATCTCTTTATCTCTCACAACCTAGCGGTTGTGGAGCACATAAGCGACAGGATAGCCGTGATGTACCTGGGTAAGATAGTGGAGTTAACCGTCCCCGAGAGCCTGTATAAGAACCCGCTTCACCCTTATACAGAAGCGCTGCTTTCCGCCATTCCAATACCCGAGCCGGACTATAAGAGGGAGAGGATTCTCCTTGCGGGGAACGTCCCTTCCCCTCTAAACCCTCCTTCGGGTTGTAATTTCCATACCCGGTGCATGTATAGCAGGGAGGTATGCGCCAGGGAAGAGCCGGAATTCAAGGAGCTTGAGGCTGGCCACTGGGTCGCCTGCCACAGGGCAGCCGAGCTTGAGCTCAAGGGGATTCTCTTGCATAGGGGGTGAGATCCAAGAAAGGGATCTGAACCCTGTTCCCATAAAGTAAATTAGGATCCGAATTCACACCTCATGTTAGGTTAAAAGGAGGGAACTAGAAAATGAGAGTATTTATCAGACCGGTTCTAACGATCGTATTAGTGCTTATTGTAACCATCTCGCTTGGAGTCGGCGTGGCCGCCGCTGCCACTTATAGGCAGGCGCCCATGTTTGATGAATTGGTTAAGGCAGGAAAACTCCCATCAGTGGAGAAGCGCCTCCCCGTTCCTTCAGACATATACGTCGTGAAGCCGGTGGAGGAGATCGGCCAGTATGGCGGCACCTGGAGGATGGTGGATACGGGGCCGGGAATGGGCCAGTGGTTGATGGCCAACGCCGTGGAACCGCTGATCCGCTGGAGGCCGGACCTCAAGGGTTACCAGGCAGGTTTGGCCAAGTCCTGGGAATATAGCGACGATGGTAAGACCTGCACCATCCACCTCCGCAAGGGAGTCAAATGGTCCGACGGCCAGCCGTTTACAGCGGATGATATAATGTTCTGGTGGGAGGACCTTATACTGAACAAGGATTATCCCGAGGACCCCCCGAGGTGGGCCTGGAAGGGCGGGAAGCTGATGACGGTTGAGAAGGTGGATGACTATACTGTCCGGTTCAAATTCGCCCAACCGTACTACACCTTCCATGCCGCCCTGGCTCAGGGTTATTGGGAAAACGTAGGCTACCTTGCCCCAAAGCACTATCTGAAGCAGTTCCACCCCAAATACAATTCCAAGGTTAAAGATTACCAGAAGCTTCGGGAGATAAGGACCAACCCCCACCTGAATCCTGCCTACCCCTGCCTTTATCCCTGGAGGACCGTTTCCTGGGACGCAGCAAAGGGGATACTGGTAGCCGAGCGGAACCCTTATTACTGGAAGGTGGATACGAAGGGGAACCAGCTTCCTTACATCGATAAGGTCACGGTGACCATAGTCCAGGACCCCAAGTTGATACCCCTGAAGGCTATATCCGGGGAGCTTGATTGCCAGGTGAGGGGATTCGAATTCAGGGATATCTCCCTCTTAACTCAAAACCAGACTAAGGGCGATTACAGGGTCATCCGGTGGGAGTATGGGGATGGCGGAGCCCCCATGATCTTTATAAACTGGGATGTTACGGACAAGAACCTCAGGCCCGT is drawn from Bacillota bacterium and contains these coding sequences:
- a CDS encoding dipeptide ABC transporter ATP-binding protein; this encodes MRGNDVILELKGLKVYFPVTRGIFKRVMGYIKAVDGVNLVIHRGETLGLVGESGCGKSTLGRSILRLVEPLDSEILYSTEAPIGCERLVDILKLDARELKGIRREISIIFQDPYSSLNPRMTVADIIGEPLKIHGVRKSERRERIAELLETVGLRAVHMNRYPHEFSGGQRQRISIARALALNPRFVIADEPVSALDVSIQAQILNLLEDLQVKFGLTYLFISHNLAVVEHISDRIAVMYLGKIVELTVPESLYKNPLHPYTEALLSAIPIPEPDYKRERILLAGNVPSPLNPPSGCNFHTRCMYSREVCAREEPEFKELEAGHWVACHRAAELELKGILLHRG
- a CDS encoding ABC transporter substrate-binding protein, with the protein product MRVFIRPVLTIVLVLIVTISLGVGVAAAATYRQAPMFDELVKAGKLPSVEKRLPVPSDIYVVKPVEEIGQYGGTWRMVDTGPGMGQWLMANAVEPLIRWRPDLKGYQAGLAKSWEYSDDGKTCTIHLRKGVKWSDGQPFTADDIMFWWEDLILNKDYPEDPPRWAWKGGKLMTVEKVDDYTVRFKFAQPYYTFHAALAQGYWENVGYLAPKHYLKQFHPKYNSKVKDYQKLREIRTNPHLNPAYPCLYPWRTVSWDAAKGILVAERNPYYWKVDTKGNQLPYIDKVTVTIVQDPKLIPLKAISGELDCQVRGFEFRDISLLTQNQTKGDYRVIRWEYGDGGAPMIFINWDVTDKNLRPVFRNQKFRIALSLAINRKRINQIVFQGFGNIQNATMSKYLIHYNHPDGPKLHQEWMKAYADYDPERAKKLLDEAGLKDVNNDGYRELPNGEPLHLLFDVGATDLQSIDACQLIAEDWKAVGIKASVNAVSGELWASRSMTGKFHLQVFGYGSEVDLTTYPDNVFPVGNTRFHPLTGLWQQTGGKEGEEPTGVMRKLLDLYEKAIGTKDEIERNGLVLEAIKIHIEEGPFIYAPVADLPAPIVVKNNFRNVPGIGVAPNGIEYRPILGPWAPGFPGTAEPSQFFIKKS
- a CDS encoding ABC transporter ATP-binding protein, producing the protein MSEVCEGNPSLADRLIEIQDLSVHFYYEEGVVRAVDGIDLTISRRRVLGLVGESGCGKSVTALSILNLIPRPPAKAKGRILFFGTPGEPLDLINLYPKGDTIRGIRGKEISMIFQEPMTSLNPVYTIGEQITEAIVLHQKIDKREARRKAIEMLERVGIPSPERRIDDYPHQLSGGMRQRVMIAMALSCNPALLIADEPTTALDVTIQAQILELMKELQEEFESSILIITHDLGVVAEMAHEVAVMYMGQIVEYAGVREVFHNPLHPYTQGLLKSVPVLGRGGRERLVPIEGSVPDPYSLPKGCRFRPRCRHRDRMCLELPALVECEKGHLVRCHLYGGAENAG